The sequence GGCACCGATACCGCCTCTCCGTGGTGTTGCAGAACATCTCTggccactgcgtgatgttGTTCTCCATGCACTTCTTGGTGATGAAGTCGCAGCTGGCGAGATAGgcccacggcatcacctcggccttGGTGAAGTCCGCCTGGTAGAAGCCAAAGTCGTGGAAGACGGCCATGGTCAGGTTAGTGTAGTACCCAGCATCCGAGGCAGGCGCCATGAGCTCGTCCTTGGCGTTGCGTCCCTTCAGATGTGATCCAGCAAAGCCCGAGCCGCCCGtatcctccagctccagaAACGTCAAGGTGGTgcagccgtactgctcgcgcgccttggccaccACCGTGGGGGTGTTGAGCACAGGAACTTCGTAGTCCCTCTCGCGCAAGTTGTTCACCTCATGAATGAGTTCGAGTGCATCGAAAGCGGTGAGGTCgaagccgagggcgtgcgccacctcgtgcgccacGGTGCGCACCATAATCTGGTCGTAGGCTGACTGAATGTAGGCGGTCGGGATGTTGACGACACCCACGGCAGGTCGGTCGTCAGGGAACGCCTGGCACATTACAGCCCACGCCATCACGCCCGGATCGCTCGGCACCGAGGCAacgtacagcacgaagtcgATGTTGCTGAAGCCTACCGTGACGTGTTCCTCCGGTACCTTGAAGGTGCCGCACACGTCGCCCTCCATGCCGGTCACCTTCCAGgtgccctgcacctgcctcacctccagccgctccgcgtgcagctgcagcgccagtggtAAGAGGTAGGTGACGAGGATGTGGCGCTTCGCGTCGGTGAGGATGTCTTCGCCTTTGCAGATGTCGAGAGCGCCAGCGTGGTTGTTCACAAGCTGCCCAACGTAGGAGCAGTAGCAGTCGGGGTCCGTGAGGTCTGCGGTGGAGACTAAgatgcgcagcgtgccccaGTCCGCGGAGTGCGCGACActcggcgacgtgctgtCGGCCAGCGCCCAGTCGACGGtgtgagcgctgctgatggggtCGGCGGACACGTAGGGCAGACCGAGGGCCGAGACGCTGCCGGGaggcctgtgctgctgtgccaccgactgcagcacgcgggcCTGCAGCCTGTCGTGGACGCAGTGATGGCCGGCGGCCTGCAcccacacggcggcggcaccgacggcc is a genomic window of Leishmania braziliensis MHOM/BR/75/M2904 WGS CADA00000000 data, contig 6, whole genome shotgun sequence containing:
- the GP63-2 gene encoding GP63, leishmanolysin gives rise to the protein MRQQGALAYGTRRPPTRAPFGAEKGSQRTWGRGVRGTSPPLPSRALRPSLFLRLPPSPPPSLPCPSPSPDSLAHPVSIPTPAHPHAHTIRRTQAFILTPPPTLPPAHVLAGVTGPLARTRSTAGTASMSRDRSSTHRRRSVAARLMRLAAAGLVMAVGAAAVWVQAAGHHCVHDRLQARVLQSVAQQHRPPGSVSALGLPYVSADPISSAHTVDWALADSTSPSVAHSADWGTLRILVSTADLTDPDCYCSYVGQLVNNHAGALDICKGEDILTDAKRHILVTYLLPLALQLHAERLEVRQVQGTWKVTGMEGDVCGTFKVPEEHVTVGFSNIDFVLYVASVPSDPGVMAWAVMCQAFPDDRPAVGVVNIPTAYIQSAYDQIMVRTVAHEVAHALGFDLTAFDALELIHEVNNLRERDYEVPVLNTPTVVAKAREQYGCTTLTFLELEDTGGSGFAGSHLKGRNAKDELMAPASDAGYYTNLTMAVFHDFGFYQADFTKAEVMPWAYLASCDFITKKCMENNITQWPEMFCNTTERRYRCPSDRLKIGTCSIATYDNPLPTYFRYFTKTSVGGRSSFLDYCPVIVGSSDGACNQDPSTASPSLKEFNVFSDASRCLDGAFTPKHSTGPPGPYNGLCANVKCDRAHHTYSVQVYGSSGYVACTPGQSIELATTSDAFVEGSYIMCPLYVEVCQANIKGVIDFEGDAADTAAV